In Candidatus Defluviibacterium haderslevense, the following are encoded in one genomic region:
- a CDS encoding T9SS type A sorting domain-containing protein, translating into MKYLILFLLFIFSSDIYGQLEFAPIGAQWTYETISYSFTGEKSNSITIFESLQDTVVNQKKCRLLKRYEIVKGKVGNPNMTYFYKPAIILQDKYKIFHLIQDSFYLLYDWSMKSGDSIELQGERFPTEGLVPGYSTKIKSNIIDTRFGFSVRKIEQDMFCGGRLGSWVNIIQFEKFGMIENCLFYMGEFCGIDYNITYHLRCYQDDQVGLIKFDSIPCDSIRTEVHEIAEEPKLIIYPTIVSNQLNLFIDENYINYSQIFSMNGTLMLNPINSIYNDKSAIDVSYLIPGIYILKTTLKHGNILVNKFIKME; encoded by the coding sequence ATGAAATACCTTATACTTTTTTTATTGTTCATTTTTTCAAGTGATATATATGGCCAATTGGAATTTGCTCCAATTGGTGCTCAATGGACTTATGAAACTATTTCTTATTCATTTACTGGAGAAAAATCAAATTCGATTACTATTTTTGAAAGTCTACAAGACACTGTAGTAAATCAAAAAAAATGTCGATTGTTGAAACGATATGAAATTGTGAAAGGTAAAGTTGGCAACCCGAATATGACTTATTTTTATAAACCAGCAATAATTCTTCAAGATAAATATAAAATATTTCATTTAATTCAAGATAGCTTCTATCTGCTATATGATTGGAGTATGAAATCTGGAGATTCAATAGAATTACAAGGCGAAAGGTTCCCCACCGAAGGTTTAGTTCCAGGTTATTCTACTAAAATTAAGAGCAATATAATTGATACACGTTTTGGGTTTTCAGTTCGAAAAATAGAGCAAGACATGTTTTGTGGTGGCAGATTAGGAAGTTGGGTTAATATAATACAGTTTGAAAAATTTGGTATGATAGAGAATTGCTTATTTTATATGGGTGAATTTTGTGGAATTGATTATAACATAACTTATCACTTGCGATGTTATCAAGATGATCAAGTTGGTCTAATAAAATTTGATTCCATTCCTTGTGATTCCATAAGAACAGAAGTCCATGAGATAGCAGAAGAACCCAAGCTGATTATTTATCCAACGATTGTTAGTAATCAATTAAATTTATTCATTGATGAGAATTACATTAATTATTCTCAGATTTTTTCCATGAATGGTACTCTAATGTTGAATCCTATAAATAGTATTTATAATGATAAAAGTGCTATTGATGTGAGTTATCTTATACCAGGAATTTATATTCTAAAAACTACTTTAAAGCATGGAAATATTCTAGTTAACAAATTCATTAAAATGGAATAA
- a CDS encoding peptide MFS transporter, giving the protein MWKTHPRALPYLFFSEMWERFGYYLMIGIFTLYLKDVETGYGMTEAESADLYGTFIALVFLLPFVGGLIADRYWAYRKTIIIGGILMGLGYCLMMVHDLKVLYVAMTLVIFGNGLFKPNISTLLGNVYSTPQHNAQKDEGYNIFYMGINIGAFICNFFGAALQIMLGWGYAFLAAGIGMFIGVAVFIIGTKHYIEFDIKKGVQEGDMSFMKICMLILFPSVIFGIIGWMIPGSLVGSDSTDAFIFACIPVLYFYASLYFGAAVDEKRPILALLAIFVVVILFWAVFKQNGSALNTWADRYTQREITGGTKEVFETFKLSKSITYVKDSVPVYDQQFRLQKENGKVMKEFAYPIYFRNVTEEKKPAEGATIAVWSTNLSQSINPAWVIILTPLVVALFTRLRRRGKEPSTPTKIAMGLFISAISVLFMVAAVAMTNNGMNKASVMWLIMGYGVITIGELFLSPMGLSLVSKLSPTRITSLMMGGWFVSTSIGNKLSGVLATLWDTYEDKTNYFWLNFVLLIFASVLMLSMLRWLNGVMKEKGIN; this is encoded by the coding sequence ATGTGGAAGACTCATCCTCGTGCCTTGCCTTATTTATTCTTTTCAGAAATGTGGGAACGTTTTGGCTATTACCTGATGATAGGAATATTTACCCTGTATCTCAAAGATGTAGAAACAGGATATGGCATGACTGAAGCAGAATCAGCAGATCTGTATGGGACATTTATTGCTTTGGTATTTTTATTACCTTTTGTAGGTGGGTTAATAGCTGATCGATATTGGGCTTACAGGAAAACAATCATCATTGGAGGGATATTGATGGGACTAGGTTATTGTTTGATGATGGTCCATGATCTGAAAGTATTATATGTGGCCATGACATTGGTGATTTTCGGAAATGGTCTTTTCAAACCTAATATATCCACATTGTTGGGTAATGTCTATTCTACTCCACAACACAATGCTCAAAAAGATGAAGGTTATAATATTTTCTATATGGGGATAAACATTGGAGCGTTTATTTGTAATTTTTTTGGGGCAGCATTACAGATTATGTTAGGATGGGGCTATGCATTTCTGGCAGCTGGAATTGGAATGTTTATAGGAGTTGCTGTCTTTATAATTGGTACTAAACATTACATCGAATTTGATATTAAGAAAGGTGTTCAAGAAGGCGATATGTCTTTTATGAAAATTTGTATGCTGATCTTATTTCCTTCTGTTATTTTTGGAATTATTGGATGGATGATTCCGGGATCTTTGGTGGGATCGGATAGTACTGATGCCTTTATTTTTGCTTGTATCCCGGTACTTTATTTTTATGCTTCACTTTACTTTGGAGCAGCAGTTGATGAAAAACGTCCGATATTAGCATTATTAGCCATTTTTGTTGTAGTCATTTTATTTTGGGCAGTGTTTAAGCAGAATGGTTCTGCATTGAATACCTGGGCAGACCGATATACGCAACGAGAGATAACAGGAGGTACTAAAGAGGTATTCGAAACATTCAAATTATCTAAATCTATAACTTATGTAAAAGATTCCGTGCCGGTCTACGATCAACAATTTCGATTGCAAAAAGAAAATGGAAAAGTCATGAAAGAATTTGCCTATCCCATTTATTTTAGAAATGTTACAGAAGAAAAAAAGCCAGCAGAAGGCGCTACAATTGCTGTATGGAGTACCAACCTTAGTCAATCCATCAATCCGGCATGGGTTATCATCTTGACACCATTAGTCGTTGCACTTTTTACCAGATTAAGACGTCGGGGAAAAGAACCTAGCACCCCAACAAAAATTGCCATGGGTTTATTCATTTCTGCAATATCAGTATTATTTATGGTGGCGGCTGTTGCGATGACCAATAATGGAATGAATAAAGCAAGTGTAATGTGGTTAATTATGGGATATGGAGTAATTACTATTGGCGAATTATTCTTAAGTCCAATGGGTTTATCTTTAGTGTCTAAATTGAGCCCTACCCGAATCACTTCGTTAATGATGGGAGGATGGTTTGTATCTACAAGTATTGGAAATAAACTATCAGGAGTACTTGCTACGCTTTGGGATACTTATGAAGACAAAACCAATTATTTTTGGTTGAATTTTGTGTTGCTGATATTTGCAAGTGTCTTGATGCTATCTATGTTACGATGGTTGAATGGAGTTATGAAGGAAAAGGGAATTAATTGA